One Amycolatopsis sp. NBC_00355 genomic window carries:
- a CDS encoding MarR family winged helix-turn-helix transcriptional regulator has protein sequence MTDDPDPSEVAAGLLASVSVLVRRVQQIPTEGGLTMPERTALSLLDRSGPTTSSALAREVQITAQAMGATLSALRDRGLVERRPDPDDGRRAVLMVTDAGRQALKNKRNARAELIAQALTGGAFTPAELDRLAAVAPLLERLAQHL, from the coding sequence ATGACCGATGATCCGGATCCGAGCGAGGTCGCCGCAGGCCTGCTGGCGAGCGTCAGCGTGCTGGTGCGGCGAGTGCAGCAGATACCCACCGAGGGCGGGCTCACGATGCCCGAGCGGACCGCGCTGTCGCTGCTGGACCGCTCCGGCCCCACGACTTCCTCGGCGCTCGCCCGGGAAGTGCAGATCACCGCGCAGGCGATGGGGGCGACGCTCAGCGCGTTGCGGGACCGCGGCCTGGTCGAACGCCGGCCGGATCCCGACGACGGGCGGCGCGCGGTGCTGATGGTCACCGACGCCGGCCGGCAGGCACTGAAGAACAAGCGGAACGCGCGGGCCGAGCTCATCGCCCAGGCCCTGACCGGCGGCGCGTTCACCCCCGCGGAACTGGACCGGCTCGCGGCGGTCGCGCCGCTGCTGGAGCGGCTGGCCCAGCACCTCTGA
- a CDS encoding isochorismatase family protein translates to MTEPRADRYKWTALTNTTAAVFMSALDGSIVLIALPAIFTGVHLDPLAPGNIAYLLWMIMGYRLVQAVLVVTVGRLGDMFGRVRIYNAGFAVFTVASILLSFDPFDGGDGALWLIAWRVLQAVGGSMLTANSAAILTDAFPREQRGFALGVNQVAGLGGMFIGLVAGGLLAAWDWRAVFWVNVPVGVFFTVWAYRTLRETGKRGGGRIDWWGNVTFAAGLSAVLIAVTFGLQPYGGHPMGWTDPLVQWLIAGGLVLLAAFVAIENRVAAPMIQLSLFRLRAFTFDNLAGLAISIGRGGLQFVLIIWLQGIWLPLHGYDYESTPLWAGIFMLPLTAGFLAAGPVSGYLSDRFGSRGLATGGALLFGASFVGLMLLPIDFGYGIFAVLIALNGIAGGMFASPNSSSIMGSVPADLRGVASGMRATFQNSGTAVSIGVFFSLMIAGLASNLPHTLTAGLRQQGVPAGVAGQIGGLPPVSSLFAAQLGVNPIRHLLEPSGALAGLTPLQQQTLTGREFFPSLISGPFHSGLVIVFAFGAALAVLAAIASLFRGTRKPTPTGESTMALTTIDPTSALVVIDLQQGIVAAHHDPAVTAAVKQAAGLATEFRRHGLPVVLVNVTGRAPGRTDAGRSAAPATPPPGWADLVDELDVQPTDHLITKRRRSAFHDTGLDTLLRDLGVTQIVLAGISTSSGVESTARSGSDHGYHVVLATDAMTGPDPDAHRHSVESIFPKLGETATTAEIVGRVEATR, encoded by the coding sequence ATGACCGAACCGCGCGCCGATCGGTACAAGTGGACGGCGCTGACCAACACGACCGCCGCGGTCTTCATGTCCGCGCTCGACGGATCCATCGTGCTGATCGCCCTGCCGGCGATCTTCACCGGCGTGCACCTGGATCCTCTGGCCCCGGGCAACATCGCGTACCTGCTGTGGATGATCATGGGATACCGGCTGGTCCAAGCCGTCCTGGTGGTCACCGTCGGCCGGCTGGGCGACATGTTCGGCCGGGTCCGGATCTACAACGCCGGCTTCGCGGTCTTCACCGTCGCCTCGATCCTGTTGTCCTTCGACCCCTTCGACGGCGGCGACGGCGCTCTGTGGCTGATCGCCTGGAGGGTGCTGCAAGCCGTCGGCGGGTCGATGCTGACCGCGAACTCCGCCGCGATCCTGACCGACGCCTTCCCCCGGGAACAGCGCGGTTTCGCGCTGGGCGTCAACCAGGTGGCCGGGCTGGGCGGGATGTTCATCGGCCTGGTCGCCGGCGGCCTGCTCGCGGCCTGGGACTGGCGGGCGGTGTTCTGGGTGAACGTGCCGGTCGGCGTGTTTTTCACGGTGTGGGCCTACCGCACCCTGCGCGAGACCGGAAAACGCGGCGGCGGGCGGATCGACTGGTGGGGCAACGTCACCTTCGCGGCCGGCCTGAGCGCCGTCCTGATCGCGGTCACGTTCGGGCTGCAGCCCTACGGCGGGCACCCCATGGGCTGGACCGACCCGCTGGTCCAGTGGCTGATCGCCGGGGGACTGGTCCTGCTGGCGGCCTTCGTCGCGATCGAGAACCGCGTCGCCGCGCCGATGATCCAGCTGAGCCTTTTCCGCTTGCGCGCCTTCACCTTCGACAATCTGGCGGGCCTGGCCATCTCGATCGGCCGCGGCGGCCTGCAGTTCGTGCTGATCATCTGGCTGCAGGGGATCTGGCTGCCCCTGCACGGGTACGACTACGAGAGCACACCGCTGTGGGCCGGCATCTTCATGCTGCCGCTGACCGCCGGTTTCCTCGCCGCCGGGCCGGTTTCCGGTTACCTGTCCGACCGGTTCGGCTCCCGGGGCCTGGCCACCGGCGGGGCGCTGCTGTTCGGCGCGAGCTTCGTGGGCCTGATGCTCCTGCCGATCGACTTCGGCTACGGGATCTTCGCGGTGCTGATCGCGCTCAACGGGATCGCCGGCGGCATGTTCGCCTCTCCCAACTCCTCGTCGATCATGGGCAGTGTGCCCGCGGACCTCCGCGGCGTGGCCTCGGGCATGCGGGCCACCTTCCAGAACTCCGGCACGGCGGTCTCCATCGGCGTCTTCTTCTCGCTGATGATCGCCGGACTGGCGAGCAATCTCCCGCACACGCTCACCGCCGGCCTGCGGCAGCAGGGCGTCCCGGCCGGTGTCGCCGGCCAGATCGGCGGGCTGCCGCCGGTCTCGTCGCTGTTCGCCGCCCAGCTGGGCGTCAACCCGATCCGGCACCTGCTCGAACCCAGCGGTGCCCTCGCCGGCCTGACCCCGCTCCAGCAGCAGACCCTGACCGGACGCGAGTTCTTCCCGAGCCTGATCTCCGGGCCCTTCCACTCGGGCCTGGTCATCGTGTTCGCCTTCGGCGCCGCTCTCGCGGTCCTCGCCGCGATCGCTTCCCTGTTCCGCGGCACCCGGAAACCGACCCCCACCGGAGAAAGCACCATGGCACTGACCACGATCGACCCCACGTCCGCGCTCGTCGTGATCGACCTGCAGCAGGGCATCGTCGCCGCTCACCACGACCCCGCGGTCACCGCGGCCGTCAAGCAAGCGGCCGGCCTGGCCACGGAGTTCCGGCGGCACGGCCTGCCCGTGGTCCTGGTCAACGTCACCGGCCGCGCGCCGGGGCGCACCGACGCCGGACGATCCGCGGCCCCCGCCACACCGCCGCCCGGCTGGGCCGACCTCGTCGACGAGCTCGACGTCCAGCCGACCGACCACCTGATCACCAAGCGACGGCGCAGCGCCTTCCACGACACCGGCCTCGACACGCTGCTGCGGGACCTGGGTGTCACGCAGATCGTGCTCGCCGGCATCTCGACCAGCTCCGGGGTCGAGTCGACCGCGCGCTCGGGCTCCGACCACGGCTACCACGTCGTGCTGGCCACCGACGCCATGACCGGCCCCGATCCCGACGCCCACCGGCACAGCGTCGAAAGCATCTTCCCCAAGCTCGGCGAAACCGCCACCACCGCCGAGATCGTCGGCCGGGTCGAGGCGACCCGATGA
- a CDS encoding YbhB/YbcL family Raf kinase inhibitor-like protein → MTLLGRLLRNRRAGDTHLAWNLPNLQGPELLTLTSRNFDDGAPMPLEHCAKHVRGGDRSPHLAWTGLPPGTAQLLVVVEDVDVPVGKPAVHCAALVDPATGELETGALAGKEPGPGVRVLRSTIGRGYHGPAPVKGHGPHHYVFQLFALAAPVDGAARPDRARPRTLLPTIAAPVLARGRLTGVFER, encoded by the coding sequence ATGACCCTGCTCGGCCGGCTCCTGCGCAACCGCCGGGCCGGGGACACCCACCTGGCGTGGAACCTGCCCAACCTGCAGGGCCCCGAACTGCTGACGCTCACCAGCCGGAACTTCGACGACGGCGCTCCGATGCCGCTGGAGCACTGCGCGAAGCACGTCCGCGGCGGTGACCGGTCGCCCCACCTGGCCTGGACCGGGCTGCCGCCCGGCACCGCCCAGCTCCTGGTGGTGGTCGAGGACGTCGACGTGCCGGTCGGCAAGCCCGCCGTGCACTGCGCCGCGCTGGTCGATCCGGCCACCGGAGAGCTGGAAACCGGTGCGCTGGCGGGGAAAGAGCCGGGACCCGGGGTCCGGGTGCTGCGGTCCACCATCGGACGCGGCTACCACGGTCCCGCGCCGGTCAAGGGCCACGGGCCCCACCACTACGTCTTCCAGCTGTTCGCGCTGGCCGCCCCGGTGGACGGCGCGGCGCGACCGGACCGGGCGCGGCCCCGCACCCTGCTGCCCACCATCGCCGCTCCCGTCCTCGCGCGCGGCCGGCTGACGGGTGTTTTCGAACGGTGA
- a CDS encoding helix-turn-helix transcriptional regulator: MRPLTDGAELLVGRDSELSRLVGWVHDVVAGRGRAVLVDGEPGIGKSALVRAGCAAATGVGCQVYWGAGDELGQALPLLPLLDALQITPSTKDSRRGAISGLLHGRAVAGKGADLAAAAAEQLLALVDELCLDGPAVLVVDDLQWADRTTVAVWSRLARSVRQLPLLLIGVLRPVPRRDDLRSLFRIVGPAERVRLARLAEPAVIELVTALAGGRPGAELERLADGAAGNPLYLTELVDALTRSSCLDVDDAGVAQLSEGDTPDSLPEAIADRLGFLPEPAREVLRAAALLGVGFSVADLVTVTGTPLPALLPALDEARTAGVLVAAGDDLAFRHPLIRKALYDEMPIAVRIAWHQGAAQSLAEAGAPVERVALHLLPMVSTTDSRVPVPAWAVQWLLEVAAPLIGQAPAVAVALLRRAVRDARPGDTVTAALTCRLADAHYRLGNFGQAERIACRALEHLDDPDLLVDLHTTVTQCRGMTGRSAESLAALNDAVARPGLQPRHRARLLVLVARTHRDLGQVDTARRVATQVLEEAGQVEDRWATGWALHVLSLVAMMRGEWTAALPLFERAMAKAQGDPALTDLGLLLRINQSVTFGALDRYTDALAAATRARELADRTGSVVRLTQAQSALGQLLLGTGRWDDALAEVDVVPDDLKDPSVACCDHGVAAIIHFHRGDGPAARKHLDVAAPYSERIGGRVVESLARARSLAFEHDGQPDRALAALTDALTGEDEGEDLLGDAARLAAATGDRPTAEEIDARVRKIAAGSTVPHRLALASYCHGLLELDAATLLRAADGYRDAGRPLSRAKALEAAAIAFAETRSDDRGSARAAFTHALDLYAELGAHWDVARLRARFRAFGIRRGPTVKHRQITHGWDSLTPTEGKIAALVVEGLSNPQIAARLYLSPRTVGTHVSHILTKLAVHSRIDIAREAARHRSASG; the protein is encoded by the coding sequence GTGCGACCGCTCACGGATGGTGCCGAGCTGCTGGTCGGCCGCGACAGTGAGCTGTCCCGGCTGGTCGGCTGGGTGCATGACGTGGTCGCGGGCCGGGGTCGCGCCGTGCTGGTGGACGGCGAACCCGGCATCGGCAAGTCCGCGCTGGTCCGGGCCGGCTGCGCCGCCGCCACCGGGGTCGGCTGCCAGGTCTATTGGGGAGCCGGCGACGAGCTGGGGCAGGCGCTGCCGCTGCTGCCGCTACTGGATGCGTTGCAAATCACGCCGTCCACGAAGGATTCCCGTCGTGGTGCCATCTCCGGGCTGCTGCACGGCCGAGCTGTCGCGGGCAAGGGCGCCGACCTCGCCGCCGCGGCCGCCGAGCAGCTGCTGGCGCTGGTGGACGAGCTCTGCCTGGACGGACCGGCCGTGCTGGTCGTGGACGACCTGCAGTGGGCCGACCGCACGACGGTGGCCGTGTGGAGCCGGCTCGCCCGCTCGGTGCGGCAGCTCCCGCTGCTCCTGATCGGCGTGCTGCGCCCGGTGCCGCGCCGCGACGACCTGCGTTCCCTGTTCCGGATCGTCGGGCCGGCCGAGCGAGTGCGGCTGGCCCGGCTGGCCGAACCGGCGGTGATCGAGCTGGTGACCGCGCTGGCCGGCGGCAGACCGGGTGCCGAGCTGGAGCGGCTGGCCGACGGCGCCGCCGGGAACCCGTTGTACCTCACCGAACTGGTCGACGCCCTGACCCGGAGCTCGTGCCTGGACGTCGACGACGCGGGTGTCGCCCAGCTGTCCGAGGGGGACACGCCGGACTCCTTGCCCGAGGCGATCGCGGACCGGCTGGGCTTCCTGCCGGAGCCGGCGCGGGAGGTGCTGCGCGCCGCGGCGTTGCTCGGGGTCGGCTTCTCGGTCGCGGACCTCGTGACCGTGACCGGCACCCCGCTCCCCGCCCTGCTGCCCGCCCTGGACGAGGCCCGGACCGCCGGAGTGCTGGTGGCGGCCGGGGACGACTTGGCGTTCCGGCACCCGTTGATCCGCAAGGCCTTGTACGACGAGATGCCGATCGCGGTCCGGATCGCCTGGCACCAGGGCGCCGCTCAGTCCTTGGCCGAGGCGGGCGCGCCGGTCGAGCGGGTCGCGCTGCACCTGTTGCCGATGGTGTCCACAACGGACAGCCGGGTGCCGGTCCCGGCCTGGGCCGTGCAGTGGCTGCTGGAGGTGGCCGCGCCGTTGATCGGCCAGGCGCCCGCGGTCGCCGTCGCGCTCCTGCGCCGCGCGGTGCGGGACGCGCGGCCCGGTGACACCGTGACCGCCGCGCTGACCTGCCGGCTGGCCGACGCGCACTACCGCCTGGGCAACTTCGGCCAGGCCGAGCGGATCGCGTGCCGCGCCCTGGAGCACCTCGACGACCCCGACCTGCTCGTCGACCTGCACACGACGGTCACCCAGTGCCGCGGGATGACCGGCCGCTCCGCCGAGTCCCTCGCGGCGCTGAACGACGCGGTGGCCCGGCCGGGCCTGCAGCCCCGGCACCGCGCCCGGTTGCTGGTGCTCGTCGCGCGCACGCACCGTGACCTCGGCCAGGTCGACACCGCGCGCCGGGTCGCCACCCAGGTACTGGAGGAGGCCGGCCAGGTCGAGGACCGCTGGGCCACCGGGTGGGCGTTGCACGTGCTGAGCCTGGTGGCGATGATGCGGGGCGAGTGGACCGCGGCGCTGCCGCTGTTCGAGCGCGCGATGGCCAAGGCGCAGGGTGATCCCGCACTGACCGACCTCGGCCTGCTGCTGCGCATCAACCAGTCGGTCACCTTCGGGGCGCTCGACCGGTACACCGACGCGCTCGCCGCCGCCACGCGCGCCCGCGAACTGGCCGACCGGACCGGCAGTGTCGTGCGGCTGACCCAGGCCCAGAGCGCGCTCGGCCAGCTGCTGCTGGGGACCGGCCGCTGGGACGACGCGCTGGCCGAGGTGGACGTCGTCCCGGACGACCTCAAGGACCCGAGCGTGGCGTGCTGCGACCACGGGGTCGCCGCGATCATCCACTTCCACCGCGGCGACGGCCCCGCGGCCCGCAAGCACCTCGACGTCGCGGCGCCGTATTCGGAACGCATCGGCGGCCGGGTCGTGGAATCCCTGGCCCGGGCCCGCAGCCTCGCCTTCGAGCACGACGGCCAGCCGGACCGGGCGCTCGCCGCGCTCACCGACGCGCTGACCGGTGAAGACGAGGGCGAGGACCTGCTCGGCGACGCCGCCCGGCTGGCCGCGGCGACCGGCGACCGGCCCACCGCGGAGGAGATCGACGCCCGGGTCCGCAAGATCGCCGCCGGCTCCACCGTGCCGCACCGCCTCGCGCTGGCCTCGTACTGCCACGGCCTGCTCGAGCTGGACGCGGCGACACTGCTGCGCGCCGCCGACGGCTACCGCGACGCGGGCCGCCCGCTCTCGCGGGCCAAGGCGCTGGAAGCCGCCGCGATCGCCTTCGCCGAAACCCGGTCCGACGACCGCGGCTCGGCGCGGGCCGCCTTCACCCACGCCCTCGACCTCTACGCCGAGCTCGGCGCGCACTGGGACGTGGCCAGGCTGCGCGCGCGGTTCCGGGCGTTCGGCATCCGGCGCGGCCCGACGGTGAAGCACCGCCAGATCACGCACGGCTGGGACAGCCTCACCCCGACCGAGGGCAAGATCGCCGCGCTGGTCGTGGAAGGCCTGTCGAACCCGCAGATCGCGGCCCGCCTGTACCTGTCCCCGCGCACGGTCGGCACGCACGTCTCGCACATCCTGACCAAGCTCGCCGTGCATTCGCGCATCGACATCGCCCGCGAAGCCGCCCGCCACCGGTCGGCGTCGGGCTGA
- a CDS encoding MFS transporter, protein MYRATAVSTAMIFVLALNLRPAVTSLGAALPDIPAAGSLVAAVLVALPLWAIGLGGWATPWLCGRAGTHRTVTFSLLGLAGALLGRVLGGPIPLLVGTALACLSIAVLGTVLPLLAKGSSAYPLGLGLGSTAGALVTPVAVLSSSWRVGLGLWAFTALLAHQAWRRAPGEFLPPRPASGRVRASALTLHFGLISTVTFLVMGWLPGILRDAGVPPATAGACLALSMAMGLPMMWLVPGWTRRWRNQTLLVLALATPNAIGVAGLLLAPAAAPWLWAATTGMGMGSLAFVLTTISLRSKDSSLSLSAVVQGVGYVIAGFGVLACGWLHTHTGGWRTPLMLVLAILIGQVISGHFTVMPRRPAPEPLSEPQPDAPEIALVTRSIKDARRHRTYSLLPQQKRALAVFTRSGDDIRSDVR, encoded by the coding sequence ATGTATCGTGCTACCGCCGTATCCACCGCGATGATCTTCGTACTGGCCCTCAACCTGCGCCCGGCCGTCACGAGCCTGGGCGCCGCCCTGCCGGACATCCCGGCCGCCGGAAGCCTGGTCGCCGCCGTGCTCGTGGCCTTGCCCCTGTGGGCGATCGGCCTCGGCGGCTGGGCGACGCCCTGGCTGTGCGGCCGCGCCGGAACCCACCGGACCGTCACCTTCTCCCTGCTCGGGCTGGCGGGGGCGTTGCTCGGGCGGGTCCTCGGCGGCCCGATCCCGCTGCTGGTCGGGACGGCGCTGGCGTGCCTGTCCATCGCCGTGCTCGGCACCGTGCTGCCCCTGCTGGCGAAAGGGTCCTCCGCCTATCCCCTCGGGCTCGGGCTGGGCAGCACGGCCGGCGCGCTCGTCACGCCCGTCGCGGTGCTGTCGTCGTCGTGGCGGGTCGGCCTGGGCCTGTGGGCGTTCACGGCCCTGCTCGCCCACCAGGCGTGGCGGCGCGCCCCCGGCGAATTCCTGCCCCCGCGGCCGGCTTCCGGCCGGGTCCGGGCCTCCGCGTTGACCCTCCACTTCGGACTCATCTCGACCGTCACCTTCCTGGTCATGGGCTGGCTACCCGGGATCCTGCGCGACGCGGGCGTCCCCCCGGCCACCGCGGGCGCCTGCCTCGCGCTGTCGATGGCCATGGGACTGCCGATGATGTGGCTCGTGCCGGGCTGGACCCGCAGGTGGCGCAACCAGACCCTCCTCGTGCTCGCGTTGGCCACGCCCAACGCCATCGGCGTCGCCGGCCTGCTCCTCGCCCCGGCGGCCGCGCCCTGGCTGTGGGCCGCGACCACCGGCATGGGCATGGGGTCGCTCGCCTTCGTCCTGACCACGATCTCGTTGCGCAGCAAGGACAGCTCACTCTCGCTGTCGGCCGTGGTCCAGGGCGTGGGGTACGTCATCGCCGGCTTCGGCGTGCTGGCGTGCGGCTGGCTGCACACGCACACCGGCGGCTGGCGGACACCCTTGATGCTGGTGCTGGCGATCCTGATCGGCCAGGTGATCAGCGGGCACTTCACGGTGATGCCCCGGCGGCCGGCTCCGGAGCCGCTCAGCGAGCCCCAGCCGGACGCACCGGAGATCGCCCTCGTCACCCGATCCATCAAGGACGCTCGACGTCACCGGACTTATTCCCTTCTCCCGCAACAAAAACGCGCTCTGGCGGTCTTCACCCGTTCCGGCGATGACATTCGCTCAGACGTTCGATAA
- a CDS encoding NAD-dependent epimerase/dehydratase family protein, translated as MRGDLDGGRAEDALAGSETSFLFVSGSGVLLQRTGGAWSEDSFAEDDPFTVEPPAARRPAVEEPARAAAGRDVRAIVLRPGMVRGPGEHGHLALIRRSVDRTGAACSVGEGLSTYSHVHLDDVARLAGLALARGTAGALDHAVAGETPTRWIAEAVARERGCATRSLTPAEATTVWGAFDALILAASSRCRAPRTRR; from the coding sequence GTGCGCGGGGACCTGGACGGCGGCCGCGCCGAGGACGCGCTCGCCGGCTCCGAAACGAGCTTCTTGTTCGTCTCCGGCAGTGGCGTGCTCCTCCAGCGCACCGGCGGCGCCTGGAGTGAAGACAGTTTCGCCGAGGACGACCCGTTCACGGTGGAACCCCCGGCCGCGCGCCGGCCGGCCGTCGAGGAGCCGGCGCGGGCCGCGGCCGGCCGGGACGTGCGCGCGATCGTCCTGCGGCCCGGCATGGTCCGGGGGCCGGGCGAACACGGCCACCTGGCGCTGATCCGCAGGTCGGTGGACCGCACCGGCGCCGCGTGTTCCGTCGGCGAAGGCCTCAGCACCTACTCCCACGTGCACCTGGACGACGTCGCGCGGCTCGCCGGGCTCGCGCTGGCCCGGGGCACCGCCGGCGCCCTGGACCACGCGGTCGCGGGCGAGACGCCGACCCGGTGGATCGCCGAAGCCGTGGCCCGGGAACGGGGCTGCGCCACGCGCAGCCTCACCCCGGCCGAGGCCACGACCGTGTGGGGTGCCTTCGACGCGCTGATCCTCGCCGCGTCGAGCCGGTGCCGCGCCCCGCGGACCCGCCGGTAA
- a CDS encoding alpha/beta fold hydrolase has translation MSTYEWLPDGFAVRTADTNGVRLSAAVGGRGPLLVLLHGWPQTGRAWARVMPALAEHHTVVVPDLRGTGASERPADGYSKVNQADDMRGLLTALGLSGPVVVAGHDIGSMIAFAWALHRPADVAAVVLLDAFLPGVDLEESMNVVTGGSWHFGFFMAPEFPEMLLDGHEREFIEATFTARSTPSTFTAEELSFYARSYGGRDRLRGGFEHYRTLLKDGEENRKALAEGGLSVPVLSIGGRDSVGGQTTGALRPHATDLTGLIAPTGHFVAEEAPEWFVRTLAEAGW, from the coding sequence ATGAGCACCTACGAGTGGCTGCCCGACGGCTTCGCCGTCCGCACCGCCGACACCAACGGCGTCCGGCTCTCGGCCGCGGTGGGCGGCCGTGGTCCGCTGCTGGTCCTGCTGCACGGCTGGCCCCAGACCGGGCGCGCCTGGGCCAGGGTCATGCCCGCCCTCGCCGAACACCACACCGTAGTCGTCCCCGACCTGCGCGGCACCGGAGCCAGCGAGCGGCCCGCCGACGGCTACTCGAAGGTCAACCAGGCAGACGACATGCGCGGCCTGCTCACCGCGCTCGGCCTGTCCGGACCCGTGGTGGTCGCCGGGCACGACATCGGCAGCATGATCGCCTTCGCCTGGGCGCTGCACCGGCCTGCCGACGTCGCCGCGGTCGTCCTGCTCGACGCCTTCCTGCCGGGGGTCGACCTCGAGGAGTCGATGAACGTCGTGACCGGCGGCTCGTGGCACTTCGGGTTCTTCATGGCGCCGGAATTCCCCGAAATGCTGCTCGACGGCCACGAGCGTGAATTCATCGAAGCGACCTTCACCGCCCGGAGCACGCCGTCGACGTTCACCGCCGAGGAACTCTCGTTCTACGCCCGGTCCTACGGCGGCCGCGATCGCCTTCGCGGCGGCTTCGAGCACTACCGCACCCTGCTGAAAGACGGCGAAGAGAACCGGAAGGCGCTGGCCGAGGGCGGGCTGAGCGTGCCGGTGCTGTCGATCGGCGGCCGGGATTCCGTGGGTGGCCAGACGACCGGGGCCCTGCGCCCCCACGCCACGGATCTCACCGGCCTCATCGCCCCCACCGGCCATTTTGTCGCCGAGGAAGCGCCGGAATGGTTCGTCCGCACCCTCGCGGAGGCCGGGTGGTGA
- a CDS encoding SDR family NAD(P)-dependent oxidoreductase, giving the protein MSPTRTALVTGATAGIGRAVALELAAHGVDVIAHGRDPERGAQLVEEITAEGGTARFVGADLTDPDEVVALAAEAGDVDILINNAGSYTFTSTPDTTADSFDRQFALNTRAPFLLVGALAPAMAERGHGTIVNITSTAATSPAPIGGAYGASKAAVELLTRSWATEFGGRGVRVNGVSPGPVRTAGTTAMLGANVDVLGRANLRERIGEPEEIARVVRFLVDAESSYINGTVVVANGGEPSGLPA; this is encoded by the coding sequence ATGTCCCCCACCCGCACCGCCCTCGTGACCGGCGCCACCGCCGGCATCGGCCGGGCCGTCGCGCTCGAACTCGCCGCCCACGGCGTCGACGTGATCGCCCACGGCCGCGACCCCGAGCGAGGCGCCCAGCTCGTCGAGGAGATCACCGCGGAAGGCGGCACCGCGCGCTTCGTCGGCGCGGACCTGACCGATCCCGACGAGGTCGTCGCGCTCGCCGCGGAAGCCGGTGACGTGGACATCCTGATCAACAACGCCGGCAGCTACACGTTCACCAGCACGCCGGACACGACCGCGGACAGCTTCGACCGGCAGTTCGCGCTCAACACCCGCGCGCCGTTCCTGCTGGTCGGCGCGCTCGCGCCGGCCATGGCCGAGCGGGGGCACGGCACGATCGTCAACATCACCTCGACCGCGGCGACCTCGCCGGCGCCGATCGGCGGCGCGTACGGCGCGTCCAAAGCCGCCGTCGAGCTGCTGACCCGCTCGTGGGCCACGGAGTTCGGCGGCCGCGGCGTCCGGGTCAACGGCGTCTCCCCCGGCCCGGTCCGCACCGCGGGCACCACCGCCATGCTCGGTGCGAACGTCGACGTCCTGGGCCGGGCCAACCTCCGCGAGCGCATCGGCGAACCCGAAGAGATCGCCCGGGTCGTCCGGTTCCTCGTCGACGCCGAGAGCAGTTACATCAACGGCACCGTCGTCGTCGCCAACGGCGGCGAGCCGAGCGGACTGCCCGCATGA
- a CDS encoding TetR/AcrR family transcriptional regulator gives MTEAPKPRRLTPKGRATRDRIIEAATELIARHGVAGTGIEDVRAAAGVSGSQLYHYFDGKQALIRAVITRQADSGLPRISALDSFEALRAWADAGIERLRENDCRSDCDLGSLAGELSVSDEESRTDLADGFLRWKDLLLEGLRAMRDRGELRADADLDELAFSLLAALQGGVLLSQTMLDVRPLEASMNAALAYIRTFAASAR, from the coding sequence GTGACCGAAGCGCCGAAACCGCGTCGCCTGACTCCGAAGGGCCGCGCCACCAGGGACCGCATCATCGAAGCCGCGACCGAGCTCATCGCCCGCCACGGCGTGGCCGGCACCGGGATCGAGGACGTGCGGGCCGCGGCCGGCGTGAGCGGTTCGCAGCTGTACCACTACTTCGACGGCAAGCAGGCGCTGATCCGGGCCGTCATCACCCGGCAAGCGGACTCGGGCCTGCCGCGGATCTCGGCACTCGACAGCTTCGAGGCGCTGCGGGCCTGGGCCGACGCCGGGATCGAACGACTGCGGGAGAACGACTGCCGCAGCGACTGCGACCTGGGCTCGCTGGCCGGCGAACTGAGCGTCAGCGACGAGGAGTCCCGGACCGACCTGGCCGACGGCTTCCTCCGCTGGAAGGACCTTCTGCTGGAGGGACTGCGAGCCATGCGCGACCGCGGGGAGCTGCGGGCCGACGCCGACCTCGACGAACTCGCGTTCTCGCTGCTGGCCGCCCTGCAAGGCGGCGTCCTGCTCTCGCAGACGATGCTCGACGTGCGGCCGCTCGAGGCGTCGATGAACGCCGCGCTGGCCTACATCCGGACGTTCGCCGCGAGCGCCCGATGA